The Niallia alba genome includes a window with the following:
- a CDS encoding type 2 periplasmic-binding domain-containing protein: MNKSIYRISLVFLLAISLIFTGCSNTSKKTEANLDEEARYTIDENTPAWKLDKQENTELTWYVNAEWWNKDYGNDTITKKLKEDLNLDIKFLTGDDTKLNTYFSGGDLPDIVTIFGGNTKAALDAESWALPLNKLADKYDPYFYKVAQQQTLDWYKLDDGNTYGYPSYSNTQEHYESGAIPGNDAFIIRQDVYKAIGSPDMSTPDTFLAALDKIKKQFPDLVPFGFKGFSAAGDAGSLGASFQNHIGVPITTSDGKWNDRNLDEDYLTWIKAFNEAYKLGYLNDDTFSDDGPLFEEKVSNGKYATIMASGVAQLYTFLQKNLAAHPDQKYIAIDGPKSTVGNEPTLTQSGISGWSVTYISKKVKDPQKAIQLYTYLLSEEGQYLTTFGVEDETFEFNEDGKATLLPEVAKLQQDNPDEYKTKYRLGEFWFFGHDTFKVQHGEVEPLESTEQIQAWGTPYLKPQFVIENIDPDQGTAEARSLTNINSQWATTLATLLRVKNDEQFDQVLNDYKKFLDGNNFDSIVKVRNEKMEKNIEKLGLNK, translated from the coding sequence ATGAATAAATCAATCTATCGGATAAGTTTGGTTTTCTTATTAGCTATTTCGTTAATATTCACGGGCTGTAGCAATACTTCGAAAAAGACAGAGGCAAATTTAGATGAAGAGGCAAGATATACAATCGATGAGAATACCCCAGCATGGAAATTAGATAAACAAGAAAATACCGAGTTAACTTGGTATGTGAATGCAGAATGGTGGAACAAAGATTACGGCAATGATACGATTACGAAAAAATTAAAAGAAGATCTTAACCTTGATATTAAGTTTTTAACCGGGGATGATACGAAACTAAATACATATTTCTCTGGTGGTGACTTACCAGATATCGTAACTATTTTTGGCGGGAATACAAAGGCTGCATTAGATGCAGAATCTTGGGCGCTCCCATTAAATAAATTAGCAGATAAATATGATCCCTATTTTTATAAAGTAGCACAACAGCAAACATTGGATTGGTATAAATTAGATGACGGAAACACATACGGCTATCCTAGTTATTCAAATACACAAGAGCATTATGAAAGCGGAGCAATCCCAGGTAATGATGCATTTATCATTAGACAGGATGTATATAAAGCAATTGGCAGCCCAGATATGTCCACACCAGATACGTTTTTAGCTGCTTTAGACAAAATAAAGAAACAATTCCCTGATTTAGTTCCTTTTGGCTTTAAAGGATTCTCTGCTGCTGGGGATGCTGGCTCTTTAGGTGCTTCATTCCAAAATCATATTGGCGTTCCAATTACGACAAGTGATGGAAAATGGAATGACAGAAATCTAGATGAAGACTATTTAACTTGGATTAAAGCATTTAATGAAGCGTATAAGCTTGGTTATTTAAATGATGATACTTTTTCGGATGATGGTCCATTATTCGAGGAAAAAGTTTCTAATGGAAAATACGCGACAATTATGGCAAGTGGGGTAGCGCAGCTTTACACTTTTCTACAAAAAAATCTAGCTGCACATCCTGATCAAAAATATATTGCTATCGACGGTCCAAAAAGTACAGTAGGAAACGAACCAACCTTGACTCAATCTGGAATCTCTGGTTGGTCCGTAACTTATATTTCGAAAAAAGTAAAAGACCCACAAAAGGCGATTCAGTTGTATACGTATTTATTAAGTGAAGAAGGGCAGTATTTAACAACATTTGGGGTGGAAGACGAGACATTTGAATTTAATGAAGATGGCAAAGCAACCTTATTACCAGAGGTAGCGAAATTGCAACAAGATAACCCAGATGAATATAAAACAAAGTATCGTTTAGGAGAGTTCTGGTTCTTCGGGCATGATACATTTAAAGTCCAGCATGGGGAAGTGGAGCCGCTAGAGTCTACGGAACAGATTCAAGCTTGGGGAACTCCATACTTAAAACCGCAGTTCGTTATTGAAAATATAGATCCAGATCAAGGAACAGCAGAAGCAAGATCTTTAACAAATATTAATTCCCAATGGGCAACTACATTAGCAACCTTATTAAGAGTAAAAAATGACGAACAATTTGATCAAGTTTTAAATGACTATAAGAAATTTTTGGACGGGAATAATTTTGATTCGATTGTAAAAGTCCGTAATGAAAAGATGGAAAAAAATATTGAAAAGCTTGGTTTAAATAAATAG
- a CDS encoding carbohydrate ABC transporter permease, translating to MKTNPNITELNPKVFRQKNQKPKENRVFNIVNIIFLSLFTIVIIYPIWNIVVKSFSSPDTLYQVGLKLWPEDFSIINYKLVFNDPTIWNAFMISVLKTVIGVFTHVLLTAMVAYGMSKQNLIGRNFYTILGVGTMFFSGGMIPTYLLMRSLGLLDSFWVYIIPSLFSYYDMLILMNFFREIPHSLEESAKMDGAGVWTIFMRIVLPLSTPVLATIALFNGVFQWNDYMTAKLYISNEALYPIQMKLYEIIVQTQAAANMQTATSVVIPTTSESIQLATIVIATVPIVLVYPFLQKYFLSGMMIGAVKE from the coding sequence ATGAAAACAAATCCGAATATAACGGAGTTAAATCCAAAAGTTTTTCGTCAAAAAAATCAAAAGCCAAAAGAAAACAGAGTCTTCAATATCGTGAATATCATCTTTTTATCGCTATTTACTATTGTTATCATCTATCCAATCTGGAATATTGTTGTTAAATCATTTAGTAGTCCAGATACCCTTTATCAAGTCGGATTAAAACTATGGCCAGAGGATTTCTCCATTATAAACTATAAACTCGTATTCAATGACCCTACTATTTGGAATGCGTTTATGATTTCCGTTCTAAAGACAGTGATAGGAGTTTTTACACATGTGCTTTTAACAGCAATGGTTGCCTACGGTATGAGTAAACAAAATCTGATTGGGCGAAATTTTTACACCATTTTAGGTGTGGGAACAATGTTTTTTAGCGGTGGGATGATTCCAACCTATTTATTAATGAGATCCCTTGGATTGCTTGATAGCTTTTGGGTTTATATTATCCCATCGCTATTTAGCTACTATGACATGCTGATTTTGATGAACTTTTTCCGTGAGATTCCTCATTCGCTAGAAGAATCAGCAAAAATGGACGGTGCTGGTGTATGGACCATCTTTATGCGAATAGTCCTACCGCTTTCCACGCCTGTGTTAGCAACAATTGCCTTATTTAATGGTGTGTTTCAATGGAACGATTATATGACAGCAAAATTATATATTAGCAATGAAGCCTTGTATCCAATTCAAATGAAACTATATGAGATTATCGTTCAAACTCAAGCTGCTGCCAATATGCAAACGGCAACTTCTGTGGTCATCCCCACAACCTCAGAGTCAATACAATTAGCTACGATTGTGATTGCGACGGTACCAATTGTCCTTGTTTATCCTTTTTTGCAGAAATATTTCTTGTCAGGAATGATGATTGGGGCAGTGAAAGAATAG
- a CDS encoding glycoside hydrolase family 2 TIM barrel-domain containing protein, with protein sequence MSKIAIQEKEKNIGSLAASMLLKEIDGKTIAFQNKIPYPSFEPQNRLVLSLAGLWKKKRFEADHDWSLSYRDAKWIQKTEEEAQGITKSGFDDQKWENHSLPLPENKLTGKEEKGGAETYENGVWYRKTFEIDADWEGKSITLKCLAVSYVSDFWINGKYVGYHEGGYTPFAFDVTAFIKSGVNTITIRVDNPPWTTRVDTVPAQNNDFFNYTGVIHDLYLEATEGVHVARADIVPKNLQGDVEISVTLENRLKQEVEVILKGELFDTDYRTESWLTSPSAESICNQSVVVSGLEETKVVLEEKGTKIITYHVNIENPKLWSIREPNLYVLTVELSSNQKKIDRFATQFGIRTLEAKNANILLNDHPVFLAGVARHEEWPDYGRTASWNRIKDDLLKIADLQVNLIRTAHYPNHIYTFLLLDRIGLPSMSEIPLWQFETSHYQAQETRKISYQMWREMVFSNYNRPSIMLWSTQNESSDVLYRKAYNEKLVKELKETYNDGRLITQSAAADQPGYEDASMEPLDVAGWTMYFGIFHGSTPYEGTRNFIEQAHAKWPDKPIINTEYGIWSNADDSFLEKQVEIYKDVQYALLEKATVYPQGLLNQDGYMAGIDYWTAFDWYVNHNNFYQTMGMYRMDRQTTKPLYEEFVRDHTRLTEKTNGIGIKGSSVKPIALKGISDEEEKGSVIWTLQQPVDLSENHYLVIRVLDKENEDGFDIEIRNEEGKRSSYRTYGVKVNQMFDVYIPLWIMEQSVISQATSIKCSFEKNRSLEIFEMYKL encoded by the coding sequence GTGTCAAAGATAGCAATACAAGAAAAAGAAAAGAATATTGGTAGTTTAGCAGCTTCCATGCTATTAAAGGAGATAGATGGAAAAACCATTGCTTTTCAAAATAAAATTCCGTATCCATCCTTTGAACCACAAAATAGATTAGTATTGTCTCTTGCAGGCTTGTGGAAGAAAAAGCGCTTTGAAGCAGATCATGATTGGTCTTTATCCTATCGTGACGCTAAGTGGATCCAGAAGACAGAAGAGGAGGCACAAGGGATTACGAAGTCAGGGTTTGATGATCAAAAGTGGGAAAACCATTCATTACCATTACCGGAGAACAAGTTAACGGGAAAAGAAGAAAAGGGAGGGGCAGAAACATACGAAAATGGTGTTTGGTATCGTAAAACCTTTGAAATAGATGCTGATTGGGAGGGCAAAAGTATTACACTAAAATGCTTAGCTGTTTCCTATGTGAGTGATTTCTGGATCAATGGAAAGTATGTTGGCTACCATGAGGGCGGTTATACTCCCTTTGCATTTGATGTCACTGCCTTTATTAAAAGTGGCGTTAACACGATTACTATCCGAGTAGATAATCCACCTTGGACAACAAGAGTAGATACTGTTCCTGCACAAAATAATGATTTTTTTAACTATACGGGTGTTATTCATGATTTATATCTAGAGGCAACAGAAGGAGTCCATGTAGCAAGAGCAGATATTGTCCCGAAAAATTTGCAGGGCGACGTAGAGATTTCGGTAACATTAGAAAATCGTTTGAAACAGGAAGTAGAGGTAATTTTAAAGGGGGAGCTGTTTGATACAGATTATCGAACAGAAAGCTGGTTAACTAGTCCTTCTGCTGAAAGTATCTGTAATCAATCGGTTGTAGTGTCAGGGTTGGAAGAAACGAAAGTAGTACTGGAGGAAAAGGGAACAAAAATCATTACCTATCATGTTAACATAGAAAATCCGAAGCTTTGGAGCATCAGAGAACCCAATTTATATGTTCTCACCGTAGAACTATCATCTAATCAGAAAAAAATAGACCGATTTGCGACTCAGTTCGGGATTCGTACACTGGAAGCAAAAAATGCTAACATCCTTTTAAATGATCATCCCGTGTTTTTAGCAGGTGTTGCTAGACATGAGGAATGGCCGGATTATGGTAGGACAGCATCTTGGAATCGCATCAAAGATGACTTATTAAAAATTGCCGATTTGCAAGTTAATCTAATCAGAACTGCCCATTATCCTAACCATATTTATACCTTTCTACTTCTTGATCGAATAGGCTTGCCTTCGATGAGTGAGATTCCACTCTGGCAGTTTGAAACAAGCCATTATCAAGCACAGGAAACGAGAAAAATATCTTATCAAATGTGGAGAGAAATGGTTTTTTCTAATTATAATAGACCTTCGATTATGCTGTGGAGTACACAGAATGAATCAAGTGATGTTCTTTATCGAAAAGCATATAATGAAAAATTAGTGAAGGAGTTAAAGGAAACATATAACGATGGGCGACTAATTACACAAAGTGCAGCGGCAGATCAACCTGGCTATGAAGATGCTTCAATGGAACCGCTCGATGTAGCAGGCTGGACGATGTATTTTGGCATTTTCCATGGCAGTACCCCATATGAAGGGACTCGTAACTTTATTGAGCAAGCACATGCCAAATGGCCAGATAAGCCCATCATAAACACGGAATATGGGATTTGGAGTAACGCGGATGATAGTTTCCTTGAGAAACAAGTAGAAATATATAAGGATGTCCAATATGCCTTGCTTGAAAAGGCAACTGTTTATCCACAAGGACTTCTAAATCAAGATGGCTATATGGCAGGTATTGATTATTGGACAGCATTTGACTGGTATGTCAATCATAATAATTTCTATCAAACGATGGGAATGTATCGAATGGACCGTCAAACAACGAAGCCATTGTATGAAGAATTCGTGAGGGATCATACTAGATTAACGGAAAAGACAAACGGTATAGGGATAAAAGGTTCTTCTGTAAAGCCAATTGCTTTAAAAGGGATAAGTGATGAAGAAGAAAAGGGAAGTGTAATTTGGACTTTACAGCAGCCGGTTGACCTTTCAGAAAATCATTATTTAGTTATTAGAGTATTAGATAAAGAGAATGAAGATGGCTTTGATATTGAAATAAGAAATGAAGAAGGAAAAAGGTCTTCTTATCGCACATATGGAGTGAAAGTTAATCAAATGTTTGATGTCTATATTCCTCTTTGGATAATGGAGCAATCCGTCATTTCCCAGGCAACTTCCATAAAGTGCAGCTTTGAAAAAAATCGTAGTCTCGAGATTTTTGAAATGTATAAACTTTAG